A stretch of the Glutamicibacter sp. JL.03c genome encodes the following:
- a CDS encoding NAD(P)/FAD-dependent oxidoreductase, with amino-acid sequence MNESILIIGAGHAGVQLAESLRENGHDGTITLIDQGAQQPYQRPPLSKDFVSAQEPEALPLRSEDFYTQQRIELLTGARATAVDRAARTVTLSDGQQRSYDRLVFATGARNRVLSCPGAQDPRVIGLRTLQDAENLRRQLDGAQRVVVAGAGFIGLEFAAAARARGIEATVLHSAPRVLNRSVSRQLSDWFTQAHRADGIDLRLGEGVQSIDAQEDLLVQSTAGESHRADLVVYGIGVLPNVELAEASGLACENGILVDAALRTSDERVYAVGDCANAERDGTRVRLESVQNAADQARSLARTLCGEPTLYSDVPWFWSIQGRHRLQIAGLAQPTDSSMLLGDPGSGKFSIALLRDGQLVAVESVNRAADHAAARKLLARGERITEAMLAGASLKELANATPVAA; translated from the coding sequence ATGAACGAGAGCATCCTGATCATCGGCGCCGGCCACGCCGGCGTGCAGCTGGCCGAATCGCTGCGCGAAAACGGCCATGACGGCACCATCACCCTGATCGACCAGGGCGCGCAGCAGCCCTACCAGCGCCCTCCGCTGTCCAAGGACTTCGTGTCCGCCCAGGAGCCCGAAGCGCTGCCGCTGCGCTCGGAGGACTTCTACACCCAGCAGCGCATCGAACTGCTGACCGGTGCGCGCGCCACCGCGGTTGACCGCGCCGCACGCACCGTGACCCTGTCCGACGGGCAGCAACGCAGCTACGACCGGCTGGTCTTCGCCACCGGCGCACGCAACCGGGTGCTGTCCTGCCCCGGTGCGCAGGACCCACGGGTCATCGGCCTGCGCACGCTGCAGGATGCGGAAAACCTGCGCCGGCAACTGGACGGCGCCCAGCGGGTCGTGGTGGCCGGTGCAGGCTTCATCGGCCTGGAATTCGCGGCCGCCGCCCGGGCCCGCGGCATCGAGGCCACGGTGCTGCACTCCGCTCCCCGGGTGCTGAACCGTTCGGTCTCCCGCCAGCTCTCGGACTGGTTCACCCAGGCGCATCGCGCGGACGGCATTGACCTGCGCCTGGGCGAAGGCGTGCAGTCCATCGACGCGCAGGAAGACTTGCTGGTGCAATCCACCGCCGGGGAAAGCCACCGGGCGGACCTGGTGGTCTACGGCATCGGCGTGCTGCCCAACGTGGAGCTGGCCGAAGCATCCGGACTGGCGTGCGAAAACGGCATCCTGGTGGATGCCGCGCTGCGCACCAGCGATGAGCGCGTCTACGCCGTGGGCGACTGCGCCAATGCCGAGCGCGACGGCACGCGGGTGCGGCTGGAATCGGTGCAGAACGCCGCGGACCAGGCGCGCAGCCTGGCCCGCACGCTGTGCGGAGAACCCACGCTGTACTCGGACGTCCCCTGGTTCTGGAGCATCCAGGGCCGCCACCGGCTGCAGATCGCCGGGCTGGCCCAGCCCACCGACAGCAGCATGCTGCTGGGCGACCCGGGCAGCGGAAAGTTCTCCATCGCCTTGCTGCGCGACGGCCAGCTGGTAGCGGTGGAATCCGTCAACCGGGCAGCCGACCACGCGGCCGCCCGCAAGCTGCTGGCCCGCGGCGAGCGCATCACCGAAGCCATGCTCGCCGGAGCATCCCTGAAGGAACTGGCCAACGCCACCCCGGTCGCGGCCTAG
- a CDS encoding FAD-dependent oxidoreductase, whose product MRSVTLYVYSTIVIGAGQAGLSAAYHLARRGVDFLVLDANPGPGGAWQNRWDSLTLGATHHIHPLPDFPLEVQDSSRPASQVVKEYYGEYERKFALPVRHSVTVTSVRRVDEHFEVHADQIYTARSIINATGTWTNPFWPVYPGHFDGLQVHTNGFISPAQFEGKRVLVVGAGASATQFIVQLREAGIDTLWSTRRAPDWREFTGAEWGLDVERQVNERTRAGLPPKSVVGTTGLLLNDKMRAGIASGALISRGKIAHLESDAVVFTDGSRENIDAILWATGFRHAHRHLRELKLHTESGGILMDEDGVSTTMPGIFFVGYGASASTLGATRAGRKAALTAAKYLSLVNAT is encoded by the coding sequence GTGCGCTCGGTTACCTTGTATGTGTACTCGACAATTGTGATCGGCGCCGGGCAGGCTGGCCTCTCCGCGGCCTACCATCTGGCCAGGCGCGGCGTGGACTTCCTGGTGCTCGATGCGAATCCCGGACCCGGTGGCGCGTGGCAGAACCGCTGGGACTCCCTGACCCTGGGCGCCACCCACCATATCCACCCGTTGCCGGATTTTCCGTTGGAAGTGCAGGACTCTTCTCGGCCTGCCTCGCAGGTAGTTAAGGAGTACTACGGCGAGTATGAGCGAAAGTTCGCACTGCCCGTACGGCATTCGGTCACGGTCACCTCGGTGCGGCGGGTGGATGAGCACTTCGAAGTGCACGCCGATCAGATCTACACCGCGCGCAGTATTATCAACGCTACCGGGACCTGGACCAATCCGTTCTGGCCGGTCTACCCCGGGCACTTTGACGGACTGCAGGTGCATACCAACGGGTTCATTTCCCCCGCACAGTTTGAAGGGAAGCGAGTGCTGGTGGTCGGGGCCGGGGCCAGCGCCACGCAATTCATCGTGCAATTGCGCGAGGCCGGGATCGACACCCTCTGGTCCACCCGGCGAGCGCCCGATTGGCGGGAGTTCACCGGGGCCGAATGGGGCCTGGATGTGGAGCGCCAAGTCAACGAGCGAACCCGCGCCGGGTTGCCTCCCAAGTCGGTAGTGGGCACCACCGGCTTGCTGTTGAATGACAAGATGCGCGCAGGCATCGCTTCCGGCGCACTGATCTCGCGCGGGAAGATTGCGCATTTGGAATCCGACGCGGTGGTTTTCACCGATGGTTCGCGGGAAAATATCGACGCGATTCTCTGGGCGACTGGTTTCCGCCATGCCCACCGCCACCTGCGCGAGCTCAAGCTGCACACCGAGTCCGGCGGCATCCTCATGGACGAGGACGGGGTGAGCACCACGATGCCCGGGATCTTTTTTGTCGGCTACGGGGCGTCGGCCTCCACGCTCGGGGCTACGCGGGCGGGCCGAAAGGCCGCGCTGACAGCGGCGAAGTACCTCTCGCTCGTTAACGCAACGTAG
- a CDS encoding sensor histidine kinase, which yields MSTRRRPPLAILPVAVAVIQLAGTGAVAAHQGRALPLTAILLLLAGPALLLLRRRAPGPMAAGAAIIALAYLAAGFPFGPFLLSLLAALVIAVVSGARWWAWGAAVAFGAGAWLLAAQHAEQRIYLLLAWLVVLLLIGELARAGRNRREDRRKAEAERRRHERDEERLVLARDIHDVVAHSLSMINVQASVALHLAVKDPDPEQLIEALGNIKSGSSHALAEVREVLSVLRHDAPRIPSQRIAQLPQLVSRVSSGELAVEYEAPDQLPGWLDERVENTIYRVVQESLTNIVRHAHATRAAITFAADDTQAEVTVADDGIGMAAAEEGNGLRGLRERVQQLGGTVSLGPANLPGAARPGTAITVRIPAPQEAS from the coding sequence ATGAGCACCCGTCGACGCCCGCCGCTGGCCATCCTGCCCGTCGCGGTGGCGGTGATCCAGCTCGCCGGCACGGGCGCTGTCGCCGCGCACCAGGGCCGGGCCCTGCCGCTGACGGCAATCCTCTTGCTGCTGGCCGGCCCGGCCTTGCTGCTGCTGCGCCGCCGGGCTCCGGGCCCCATGGCCGCCGGCGCAGCAATCATTGCGCTGGCCTACCTGGCCGCCGGATTCCCGTTCGGGCCCTTCCTGCTCAGCCTGCTGGCCGCCCTGGTCATTGCCGTAGTGTCCGGTGCCCGCTGGTGGGCGTGGGGCGCTGCCGTTGCATTCGGTGCCGGAGCCTGGCTGCTGGCCGCGCAGCATGCCGAGCAGCGGATCTACCTGCTGCTGGCCTGGCTGGTGGTGCTGCTGCTCATCGGCGAGCTCGCCAGGGCGGGGCGCAACCGCCGCGAGGACCGGCGCAAGGCCGAGGCCGAACGCCGCCGGCACGAACGCGACGAGGAACGGCTGGTGCTGGCCCGCGACATCCACGATGTGGTGGCCCACTCGCTGTCCATGATCAACGTGCAGGCCTCGGTGGCCCTGCATCTGGCGGTCAAGGACCCCGACCCGGAGCAGCTCATCGAAGCGCTGGGAAACATCAAGTCCGGTTCCTCCCATGCGCTCGCCGAGGTACGCGAGGTGCTCTCGGTGCTGCGCCACGATGCGCCGCGGATCCCCAGCCAGCGCATCGCGCAGCTGCCGCAGCTGGTGTCCCGCGTGTCCTCCGGCGAGCTGGCGGTGGAATACGAAGCGCCGGACCAGCTGCCGGGCTGGCTGGATGAGCGCGTGGAGAACACCATCTACCGGGTGGTGCAGGAATCGCTGACCAATATCGTCCGCCACGCGCACGCCACCCGGGCAGCCATCACCTTCGCCGCGGACGATACGCAGGCAGAAGTCACCGTTGCCGATGACGGCATCGGCATGGCCGCCGCCGAAGAAGGCAACGGCCTGCGCGGGCTGCGCGAACGCGTGCAGCAGCTCGGCGGAACGGTTTCCCTCGGCCCGGCGAACCTGCCCGGCGCTGCCCGTCCCGGCACCGCGATCACCGTGCGCATCCCGGCACCCCAGGAGGCCTCATGA
- a CDS encoding cytochrome P450 produces the protein MSTAPATCPFTGAQATPGTAPVPHASTESAVREAPVADWVKIEDLYRDPFPIYQRLRAEAPVHWVPAVNRYMVTSYAACHEIEQDEARFSANERNSLMKRSMGHSMLRKDNPEHQVDRDSYGATLRPGTIKKHWNGIFAQNNEKYLGQLLAKGPGADFVWDYAAPYTAENLRLICGFHNATQQDMQRWSQTMIDGTGNYADDPEVWAKAEASSAEVDAAIDQMLPYLAKNPDHSLLSNLASMPIPLEAIRANLKMTIGGGLNEPRDVLATTVWALLQNPGQLQAVRQDPALLPKAFEESVRWVAPIGMYPRETTQELVLEGVRLPAGARLGVVLGAANRDPLVFEDPETFNIFREKKPHLAFGGGVHFCAGTWIARAQVAQVALPEVFEKLPNLRLDPATASIDAGWVFRGMTKMPILWD, from the coding sequence ATGAGCACCGCCCCAGCGACCTGCCCCTTCACCGGCGCGCAGGCCACCCCCGGCACCGCGCCAGTGCCGCACGCCAGCACCGAGTCCGCAGTCCGCGAGGCCCCGGTCGCCGATTGGGTGAAAATCGAGGACCTGTACCGCGATCCATTCCCGATCTACCAGCGCCTGCGCGCCGAAGCCCCGGTGCACTGGGTCCCGGCAGTGAACCGCTACATGGTGACCTCCTACGCCGCCTGCCATGAGATCGAGCAGGACGAAGCCCGCTTCTCCGCCAACGAGCGCAACTCGCTGATGAAGCGGTCCATGGGCCACTCGATGCTGCGCAAGGACAACCCGGAGCACCAGGTGGACCGCGACTCCTACGGCGCGACCCTGCGCCCGGGCACCATCAAGAAGCATTGGAACGGGATCTTTGCGCAGAACAACGAGAAGTACCTGGGCCAGCTGCTCGCCAAGGGCCCGGGCGCGGACTTCGTCTGGGACTACGCAGCCCCCTACACCGCGGAGAACCTCCGGCTGATTTGCGGCTTCCACAATGCCACCCAGCAGGACATGCAGCGCTGGAGCCAGACCATGATCGACGGCACCGGCAACTATGCCGATGACCCAGAGGTCTGGGCGAAGGCAGAGGCTTCCTCGGCAGAGGTCGACGCCGCCATCGATCAGATGCTCCCGTATCTGGCGAAGAACCCGGACCACTCGCTGCTCTCCAACCTGGCCTCCATGCCGATCCCGCTCGAAGCCATCCGCGCCAACCTGAAGATGACCATCGGCGGCGGGCTGAACGAGCCGCGCGACGTGCTGGCCACCACTGTCTGGGCGCTGCTTCAGAACCCCGGGCAATTGCAGGCGGTACGCCAGGACCCGGCCTTGCTCCCCAAGGCCTTCGAGGAATCGGTGCGCTGGGTCGCCCCGATCGGCATGTACCCGCGGGAAACCACGCAGGAGCTAGTGCTGGAGGGGGTGCGGCTGCCGGCCGGTGCGCGCCTCGGCGTGGTGCTCGGAGCTGCCAACCGCGACCCGTTGGTCTTCGAGGACCCCGAAACGTTCAACATCTTCCGCGAGAAGAAGCCGCACCTGGCCTTCGGCGGCGGCGTGCACTTCTGCGCCGGCACCTGGATCGCCCGGGCCCAGGTGGCCCAGGTCGCCCTGCCGGAGGTCTTCGAGAAGCTGCCCAACCTGCGCCTGGATCCGGCCACCGCCAGCATCGATGCCGGTTGGGTCTTCCGCGGCATGACCAAAATGCCCATCCTCTGGGATTAA
- a CDS encoding 2Fe-2S iron-sulfur cluster-binding protein → MPTITFEQPNGTATDVEVAEGGNIMRAAVANNIAGIVGECGGQAMCATCHVYVNPEDAAGLPEPSEDEDEMLDCTTAERTEHSRLGCQVSLGGALQSIRVAVPSDQV, encoded by the coding sequence ATGCCTACCATCACCTTTGAACAGCCCAACGGCACCGCCACCGACGTCGAGGTCGCCGAGGGCGGCAACATCATGCGCGCCGCCGTCGCCAATAACATCGCCGGAATCGTCGGCGAATGCGGCGGCCAGGCCATGTGCGCCACCTGCCACGTCTACGTGAACCCCGAGGATGCCGCTGGCCTTCCGGAACCCTCGGAAGACGAGGACGAAATGCTTGACTGCACCACCGCAGAGCGCACCGAGCACAGCCGCCTGGGCTGCCAGGTGTCCCTGGGCGGCGCACTGCAGTCCATCCGCGTGGCCGTGCCTTCCGATCAGGTGTGA
- a CDS encoding bifunctional methylenetetrahydrofolate dehydrogenase/methenyltetrahydrofolate cyclohydrolase, whose translation MSARILDGKATAATIKQELAERVAKLKAEGHSTGLGTILVGTDPGSAWYVGGKHKDCAEVGIESIRVDLPEETTQDELLAKVRELNENPACTGYIVQLPLPKHIDQDVILEAMDPAKDADGLHPMNLGRLVANVNRPMASPLPCTPLGCVDLLARHDIDLNGKHVLVLGRGVTIGRPVGLLLTRRSVNATVTLAHTGTTNLPELLAQADVIIAAAGVPHIVKADAIKPGAIVLDVGVSRVDGKVTGDVDPAVAEVASWISPNPGGVGPMTRAMLLNNVVEAAERNAAK comes from the coding sequence GTGAGCGCACGCATTCTCGACGGAAAGGCCACCGCGGCCACCATCAAGCAGGAACTTGCTGAACGCGTGGCCAAGCTGAAGGCTGAAGGTCACAGCACCGGGTTGGGCACCATTCTGGTCGGCACCGATCCAGGCTCCGCATGGTACGTCGGCGGCAAGCACAAGGACTGCGCCGAGGTGGGCATCGAATCCATCCGCGTGGACCTGCCCGAGGAAACCACCCAGGACGAGCTGCTCGCCAAGGTCCGCGAGCTCAACGAAAACCCGGCCTGCACCGGCTACATCGTGCAGCTGCCCCTGCCTAAGCACATCGATCAGGACGTCATCCTGGAGGCGATGGATCCTGCCAAGGACGCCGACGGCCTGCACCCGATGAACCTTGGCCGCCTAGTGGCCAACGTGAACCGCCCGATGGCTTCCCCGCTGCCATGCACCCCGCTGGGTTGCGTGGACCTGCTGGCCCGCCACGATATCGACCTGAATGGCAAGCACGTGCTGGTGCTCGGCCGCGGCGTGACCATCGGCCGCCCGGTCGGCCTGCTGCTCACCCGCCGCAGCGTGAACGCCACGGTCACCCTGGCGCACACCGGCACCACCAATCTTCCAGAACTGCTCGCCCAGGCCGATGTCATCATCGCCGCCGCCGGCGTGCCGCACATTGTGAAGGCCGATGCGATCAAGCCCGGCGCGATCGTGCTCGACGTGGGAGTTTCCCGCGTGGATGGCAAGGTCACCGGCGATGTTGACCCGGCCGTGGCCGAGGTCGCTAGCTGGATCAGCCCGAACCCGGGCGGCGTGGGCCCGATGACCCGCGCCATGCTGCTGAACAACGTGGTCGAAGCCGCGGAGCGCAACGCCGCGAAGTAG
- a CDS encoding AAA family ATPase: protein MTQIGEVPTPLAQWNIPVFTGGFCSVQVSAGEVLTILGANGSGKSALASWMPRNSQATAIRRVLAQRKLWFTQSGPSITPADRQTRFAQITHWDQEFSSRYLDHSDSQRSGIALFDMLAKINQENRERVDLYEAGSSTEDVTRRMGPRVLDTFNTVLQTSGLEIEIGVDSTENFFAKHLNSDVTYPIHLMSDGEKSALLLAAEIITAPSGVTFIIDEPERHLHRAISDELIKTIIATRNDCAFVVFTHDLDLAASLSEQRGKVLTVFGVRWEGEQAMQWDLHEIAQDDSLPEIARQAILGGRKEILFIEGETTSHDLSLYKVLFPDWLLVPSGGCDTLIRSVSGLRNSESFHWVRARGLVDGDWRSEQEIESLFSLGIHVLPVSEIENLYYTSEVLQAVAEQQASTFGDDPQVKVEEAKSAAMKALGKNETLERLTGHLSKSVVARKLVEYMPDVVDENAIEINFDSPFPQILRQMKDHLTAGAYDELIKALPIRNTSMRIEIARHLGFQSIQDYETAALHRIRNSPPLQIDLHIPIEKQSGREPSG, encoded by the coding sequence ATGACTCAAATTGGCGAGGTGCCCACACCTCTTGCTCAGTGGAATATTCCAGTGTTTACGGGTGGTTTCTGCAGCGTGCAGGTGAGTGCGGGAGAGGTGTTGACGATCCTCGGGGCGAATGGGTCGGGTAAATCGGCTCTGGCTTCGTGGATGCCGAGAAATTCGCAGGCAACGGCTATCCGGAGAGTGTTAGCGCAACGAAAACTGTGGTTTACTCAGTCGGGACCCTCCATTACTCCGGCAGACCGGCAAACGCGATTTGCCCAAATCACGCATTGGGATCAGGAATTTAGTTCGCGCTATCTTGACCATAGTGATTCACAGCGTTCGGGGATTGCCTTGTTCGATATGCTAGCCAAGATCAATCAGGAGAACAGGGAACGCGTAGATCTGTATGAGGCGGGGTCGAGCACTGAAGATGTTACCCGGAGGATGGGTCCACGCGTTCTCGACACGTTCAATACAGTGCTTCAAACTTCGGGCCTTGAAATTGAAATAGGCGTGGATTCTACGGAGAATTTTTTTGCGAAGCATCTCAATTCTGACGTGACATATCCGATTCATTTGATGTCCGATGGTGAGAAGAGCGCGCTATTGCTCGCCGCTGAAATTATTACTGCCCCGTCCGGGGTGACGTTTATTATCGATGAGCCGGAGAGACATCTACATCGAGCAATTTCCGATGAACTCATCAAGACCATTATTGCTACACGTAATGATTGTGCTTTTGTCGTGTTCACTCATGACCTGGACCTCGCCGCGAGCCTTTCTGAACAAAGAGGGAAGGTGCTAACCGTGTTTGGTGTGCGGTGGGAAGGGGAGCAAGCCATGCAGTGGGATCTGCATGAGATTGCACAGGACGACTCCTTGCCTGAAATCGCCCGACAGGCAATTCTTGGTGGGCGGAAGGAGATTCTCTTCATTGAAGGAGAAACGACGAGCCATGATCTGAGCCTTTACAAGGTGCTCTTCCCAGATTGGCTACTGGTGCCTAGCGGAGGATGCGATACGCTCATCCGGTCAGTGTCTGGCCTGCGGAATAGTGAGAGTTTCCATTGGGTCAGAGCACGCGGTTTGGTTGATGGGGACTGGCGGTCTGAGCAGGAAATTGAATCCTTATTTAGTCTTGGTATTCATGTTCTGCCAGTGAGCGAAATTGAGAACCTCTACTACACTTCGGAAGTGCTACAGGCAGTAGCAGAGCAACAAGCTTCGACGTTTGGCGACGATCCTCAGGTCAAAGTTGAGGAGGCCAAGAGTGCGGCCATGAAGGCGCTAGGAAAGAATGAGACGTTAGAAAGACTGACCGGACACCTTTCGAAATCTGTGGTCGCGAGGAAACTAGTCGAGTACATGCCAGATGTGGTTGATGAGAACGCAATCGAGATCAACTTTGACTCGCCATTTCCACAAATTCTCAGGCAGATGAAGGATCATCTTACTGCTGGTGCGTATGACGAGCTGATCAAAGCGCTACCGATTCGTAACACCAGCATGAGAATTGAAATTGCTAGGCACCTCGGTTTTCAGAGTATCCAGGACTATGAAACTGCGGCCCTTCATCGCATCCGTAATTCTCCGCCGCTGCAAATCGACTTGCATATCCCCATCGAGAAACAGTCAGGTCGAGAGCCCTCTGGATAA
- a CDS encoding MFS transporter, producing MSTPTARPGTSQRRVAFATVIGTTIEWYDFFIYATAAGLIFAQLFFEPAGSQIGLLLSFASVGISFLFRPLGAFLAGHYGDKIGRRAMLVLTLALMGASTTLIGVLPTHETAGVLAPILLLLLRIIQGISAGGEWGGAVLMAVEHAPKGRRARAGAYPQLGVPLGMLLASGMMALMTGVISPGEQFVAWGWRVPFLLSFVLIVVGYFIRRSVDESPVFEEIAQKKAQTRVPIVVLFKKHWLLVLIAALIFAGNNAAGYMTTGGFLQAYMTDPNGPVGFTRTQVLLAVSFGAVMWFAFTLLSGVVADRIGRKRTYQVGFISQLLCIFPLFWLVNTASLPLLYVAFALFAIGLGFSYGPQAALYSELFPASVRFSGVSISYAFGAILGGAFAPMIATALVQATGGTTGVGWYLFALTAVSLAAVSLVRDRSGIDLGIGNQAEQEVGALVFDKRAVTQPVPQDAL from the coding sequence ATGAGCACACCCACAGCACGCCCCGGCACCAGCCAGCGGCGCGTCGCCTTCGCCACCGTCATCGGCACCACCATCGAGTGGTACGACTTCTTCATCTACGCCACCGCAGCGGGGCTGATCTTCGCCCAGCTGTTCTTCGAGCCGGCCGGCTCGCAGATCGGCCTGCTGCTTTCCTTCGCCAGCGTCGGCATTTCCTTCCTCTTCCGCCCGCTGGGAGCGTTCCTGGCCGGGCATTACGGGGACAAGATCGGCCGGCGTGCCATGCTGGTGCTGACCCTGGCGCTCATGGGCGCCTCCACCACGCTGATCGGCGTGCTGCCCACCCATGAGACCGCGGGCGTGCTGGCCCCGATCCTGCTGCTGCTCTTGCGCATCATCCAGGGCATCTCCGCCGGCGGCGAATGGGGCGGCGCGGTGCTGATGGCCGTGGAGCACGCCCCGAAGGGCCGCCGGGCGCGGGCCGGCGCCTACCCGCAGCTCGGCGTCCCGCTGGGCATGCTGCTGGCCTCGGGAATGATGGCGCTGATGACCGGCGTGATCTCCCCCGGCGAGCAGTTCGTGGCCTGGGGCTGGCGTGTGCCGTTCCTGCTCAGCTTCGTGCTGATCGTGGTGGGCTACTTCATCCGCCGCTCGGTGGACGAATCCCCGGTCTTCGAGGAGATCGCGCAGAAGAAGGCGCAGACCCGCGTGCCGATCGTGGTGCTGTTCAAGAAGCACTGGCTGCTGGTGCTGATTGCCGCGCTGATCTTCGCCGGCAACAATGCCGCCGGCTACATGACCACCGGTGGTTTCCTGCAGGCATATATGACGGATCCCAATGGGCCAGTGGGCTTCACCCGCACGCAGGTGCTGCTGGCGGTGTCCTTCGGCGCGGTCATGTGGTTCGCCTTCACCCTGCTCTCCGGGGTCGTGGCGGATAGGATCGGGCGCAAGCGCACCTACCAGGTCGGCTTCATCAGCCAGCTGCTGTGCATCTTCCCGCTGTTCTGGCTGGTCAACACCGCCAGCCTGCCGCTGCTCTACGTGGCGTTCGCGCTATTCGCCATCGGCTTGGGCTTCTCCTACGGTCCGCAGGCGGCGCTGTACTCCGAGCTTTTCCCCGCTTCGGTGCGCTTCTCCGGGGTTTCCATCTCCTATGCCTTCGGCGCGATCCTGGGTGGAGCGTTCGCCCCGATGATCGCCACCGCGCTGGTGCAGGCCACCGGCGGGACCACGGGGGTCGGCTGGTACCTGTTCGCGCTCACCGCGGTGTCGCTGGCGGCGGTCAGCCTGGTGCGTGATCGCAGCGGCATCGATTTGGGCATCGGCAACCAGGCCGAGCAGGAAGTTGGCGCGCTGGTCTTCGACAAGCGGGCCGTGACGCAGCCCGTTCCGCAGGACGCGCTATAG
- a CDS encoding response regulator, with product MSQTPTTSEPKQIGVIIVDDQSLIRAGFSALLSAEEDMAVLGTAGSGTEAVQLAREAKPDIVLMDIRMPHGDGIAAAAAITADPSLDATRVIMLTTFELDDYIIDSIRAGASGFLVKDTEPAQLIEAVRVVAGGDSLLSPSVTRKLLAQVASGTPQATLPQAHRLQELTAREREVLVHIGLGKTNAEIAAALFITPLTAKTHVSRIIGKLAVRDRTSLVVLAYESGLLTPGTPRE from the coding sequence ATGAGCCAGACGCCCACGACATCCGAACCTAAGCAGATCGGCGTGATCATTGTCGATGACCAGTCGCTGATCCGCGCCGGATTCAGCGCGCTGCTTTCCGCCGAAGAGGACATGGCGGTGCTCGGCACCGCCGGCAGCGGCACCGAAGCGGTGCAGCTTGCCCGCGAGGCAAAACCTGACATCGTGCTGATGGATATCCGCATGCCCCACGGGGACGGGATCGCGGCGGCCGCCGCCATCACCGCAGACCCCTCTCTGGATGCCACACGGGTGATCATGCTGACCACCTTCGAACTCGATGACTACATCATCGATTCGATCCGCGCCGGCGCCAGCGGGTTCCTAGTCAAGGACACCGAACCGGCGCAGCTGATCGAGGCGGTGCGCGTGGTGGCCGGCGGGGATTCGCTGCTCTCGCCCTCGGTGACCCGCAAGCTGCTGGCCCAGGTCGCCTCCGGCACCCCGCAGGCCACGCTGCCCCAAGCCCACCGGCTGCAGGAGCTGACCGCGCGCGAACGCGAGGTGCTGGTGCATATCGGCCTGGGCAAGACCAACGCGGAAATCGCCGCGGCGCTGTTCATCACCCCGCTCACCGCCAAGACCCACGTCTCGCGGATCATCGGCAAGCTGGCCGTGCGCGATCGCACCTCGCTGGTGGTCCTCGCCTACGAATCCGGGCTGCTCACCCCCGGGACGCCCAGGGAGTAG
- a CDS encoding LysR substrate-binding domain-containing protein produces the protein MPKFTLRQLECLAAVGQLGSITAAAQSLNLSASAVTGGLNELERVLNTQLTIRRKAHGVSLTPAGRYVLDEAQGILQASGDLEQMASGAGEVLAGKVRVGCYSSLAPTVLPELLAEYGQRYAQVEVDFFAGTQQEIFQMLAAGTLDLAFVYDFGLPEGIERTELFRTEPYVLLPAGHPLAEEPKVPLVRLAGEPMILLDVPPSREHTQNLFESAGVDPWIRYRTADFEVTRSMVARGLGYAVLVQRPAADVSYEGLDLVVRPIHPVARTVRIALARPRAIAPSKAATAMHELALELH, from the coding sequence GTGCCGAAATTTACGCTGCGCCAGCTCGAATGCCTGGCCGCCGTGGGCCAGCTGGGCTCCATCACCGCCGCCGCGCAGTCGCTGAATCTGTCAGCCTCCGCGGTGACCGGCGGGCTCAATGAGCTTGAACGCGTGCTGAACACGCAGCTGACCATCCGGCGCAAGGCCCACGGCGTGAGCCTGACCCCGGCCGGGCGCTATGTGCTGGACGAGGCGCAGGGAATCCTGCAGGCCTCCGGGGACCTGGAGCAGATGGCCAGCGGTGCCGGCGAGGTGCTGGCCGGGAAGGTGCGGGTGGGCTGCTACTCGTCGCTGGCGCCCACGGTGCTGCCCGAGCTGCTGGCCGAATACGGGCAGCGCTACGCGCAGGTGGAGGTGGACTTCTTCGCCGGCACGCAGCAGGAGATCTTCCAGATGCTGGCCGCCGGGACACTGGATCTCGCCTTCGTCTACGACTTCGGCCTGCCCGAGGGCATCGAGCGCACCGAACTGTTCCGCACCGAACCCTATGTGCTGCTGCCCGCGGGCCATCCGCTGGCCGAGGAGCCGAAGGTGCCGCTGGTGCGGCTGGCCGGCGAGCCGATGATCCTGCTCGATGTCCCGCCGAGCCGCGAGCACACGCAGAACCTGTTCGAATCCGCCGGGGTCGATCCGTGGATCCGCTACCGCACCGCCGACTTCGAGGTCACCCGCTCCATGGTGGCCCGCGGGCTCGGCTACGCGGTACTTGTCCAGCGCCCGGCGGCTGACGTCTCCTACGAGGGCCTGGATCTGGTGGTGCGCCCGATCCACCCGGTGGCCCGCACCGTGCGTATCGCGCTGGCCCGCCCGCGCGCAATTGCCCCGTCCAAGGCGGCCACCGCCATGCATGAGCTGGCGCTGGAACTGCATTAA